A genome region from Triticum aestivum cultivar Chinese Spring chromosome 2B, IWGSC CS RefSeq v2.1, whole genome shotgun sequence includes the following:
- the LOC123044148 gene encoding UDP-glycosyltransferase 85A2 — MPAPIQSPAVFFQPAESARHTRASKSMAMAPSSKPAKTTTPHILLLPYPAQGHVNPFLRLAKALHARGLHVTFVHTEHNHGRLLRSRGLGAVTGAADGFRFETIPDGLPRSEHDATQDIWALCEATRRACPAHLRELVERLGRTEGVPPVTCVVADGAMGFAVHAAKDMGLLAYLFFTPSACGFLCYLNFDQLVKRGYVPFRDESYFTNGYLDSPVDWITGMISNLRLRDFPTFIRTTDADDVMLTINIKQCELDAPAADGILLNTYDDLERAALDAIRERLPNTFVLGPLGPEVSPPSYLPSLTSSLWKEDDRCVAWLDAQAADCSVMYVNFGSITVVTRDQMVEFARGLADAGSPFLWVVRPDMVRDDGDDDGKMPVPDGFAEEVAGRGLMVGWCDQEAVLGHRATGGFLSHCGWNSTLESLCAGVPMLCWPFFSEQVTNCRYACEEWGVGVQMPREAGRGEVEAAVRELMGDGDKAAAMRRKAAEWKEKAVRAVAAGGSSQRDLKRFVDEIARVKG, encoded by the exons ATGCCCGCACCGATTCAGAGCCCCGCCGTCTTTTTCCAACCTGCCGAGAGCGCGAGACATACAAGAGCTAGCAAGAGCATGGCCATGGCGCCGTCCtcgaagccggccaagaccacgaCGCCGCACATCCTGCTCCTCCCCTACCCGGCGCAGGGTCACGTGAACCCGTTCCTTCGGCTGGCCAAGGCGCTGCACGCGCGGGGGCTCCACGTCACCTTCGTCCATACGGAGCACAACCACGGCCGCCTACTCCGTTCCCGCGGCCTCGGCGCCGTCACGGGCGCCGCCGACGGCTTCCGGTTCGAGACGATCCCCGACGGGCTCCCCCGTTCCGAGCACGACGCCACGCAGGACATCTGGGCGCTCTGCGAGGCCACGCGCCGGGCGTGTCCTGCCCACCTCAGGGAGCTCGTCGAGAGGCTCGGGAGGACGGAGGGGGTCCCGCCGGTGACCTGCGTCGTCGCCGACGGCGCCATGGGGTTCGCGGTGCACGCGGCCAAGGACATGGGGCTGCTGGCGTACCTCTTCTTCACCCCCAGCGCGTGCGGCTTCTTGTGCTACCTCAACTTCGATCAGCTTGTCAAGCGAGGATACGTGCCATTCAGAG ATGAGAGCTACTTCACCAACGGGTACCTGGACAGCCCCGTGGACTGGATCACTGGCATGATCAGCAACCTCCGCCTACGTGACTTCCCGACGTTCATACGCACCACCGACGCTGACGATGTGATGCTGACCATCAACATTAAGCAATGCGAGCTCGACGCCCCCGCCGCTGACGGTATCCTCCTCAACACCTACGACGACCTCGAGCGCGCCGCGCTGGACGCCATCCGCGAGCGCCTGCCCAACACCTTCGTCCTCGGGCCCCTCGGCCCGGAGGTCTCGCCGCCGTCGTACCTCCCCTCCCTCACCTCGAGCTTGTGGAAGGAGGACGACCGCTGCGTCGCATGGCTAGACGCGCAGGCGGCGGACTGCTCCGTGATGTACGTCAACTTCGGGAGCATCACGGTCGTGACGAGGGACCAGATGGTGGAGTTCGCTCGGGGGCTGGCCGACGCCGGCAGCCCGTTCCTGTGGGTTGTCCGGCCTGACATGGTGCgcgacgacggcgatgatgatggcAAGATGCCGGTGCCGGATGGGTTCGCGGAGGAGGTCGCGGGACGAGGGCTGATGGTTGGGTGGTGCGACCAGGAGGCGGTGCTGGGCCACCGCGCGACCGGGGGTTTCCTGAGCCACTGTGGTTGGAACTCGACGTTGGAGAGCCTGTGCGCTGGCGTGCCGATGTTGTGTTGGCCCTTCTTCTCAGAGCAGGTGACCAACTGCCGGTACGCGTGCGAGGAGTGGGGTGTGGGCGTCCAGATGCCGCGCGAGGCCGGGAGGGGAGAGGTTGAGGCTGCCGTTAGGGAGCTGATGGGCGACGGGGATAAGGCGGCGGCAATGAGGAGGAAGGCAGCGGAGTGGAAGGAGAAGGCCGTGAGGGCGGTCGCGGCGGGTGGGTCCTCGCAACGGGACCTCAAAAGGTTCGTCGACGAAATTGCGCGCGTCAAGGGATAG